The DNA segment TCGCGCGGTGTGTCGACTCGGTCGCAGTTTCGCGACCGGACCGACGGCCACCGGCACGGCTCAGAAGGCCTTCAGGATGGACCGGGTCTCTTCGGTCGGGAGGCGTGGCCCGAGCGTCGTCACCAGTCTGGCGGAGGCCGCGGAAGCGAGATCGCCCGCGCGTTGGTGGCTCCAGCCCCGGCTCAACCCGTAGAGGAAGGCGCCCGCGAACATGTCGCCCGCGCCGACCGTGTCCACGGGCTCGACGCTGACCGGATCGATCTCGATCAACGCCTGGCCGTCCCAGACCAGCGCGCCCTTGGGACCGCGGGTGATGGCGAAATGGCGCGCGATGGTCTTGAGATAGTCGACCGCCTGATGCAGATCGTCCGAGCCGGCCATGCCCATGGCCTCGAACTCGTTGGCGAACAGCAGATCCACGCCCGAGCCGATCATCTCCAGCAGTCCGGGCTTGAAGAACTTGACCATGTTGGGATCGGACAGCGAGATGGCGGTCTTGACGCCCGCCGCCTCGGCGATCCGCTTGGCCTCGATCGAAGCCGCGCGCGCCGAGTCGGACGTGACCAGATAGCCCTCGGTATAGAACCAGTCCGAATCGCACAGCGCCTCTTCGACCAGTTCGTTGGTCGAGAGGTTGCCGCTCACGCCCAGGAAGGTGCACATGGTGCGGTCGCTGTCCGGCGTTACCAGCACCACGCAGCGCCCGGTGTGGCCTTGATCCTTCTCGGTGTGGTGATTGGTGTCCACGCCGCCCTCGATCAGATCCTTCATATAGAAGTGACCCAGCTCGTCGTCGGCGACCTTGCAGGAATAGAAGCCCTTACCGCCGAACTGACTGAAGGCGATGATGGAGTTGGCCGCCGAGCCGCCCGAGCCGCGCCGATGATGGTAATCGCGCAGATGCTGCATGATGTCGAGCTGCTGGCGCTCGTCGACCAGGGTCATGACGCCCTTGTCGATGCCGAGGATGCCCAGATCCTCGGGCGTGACTTCGTATTCCATGTCGACCAGGGCATTGCCGATGCCGTAGATGTGATATTTCGCCATGATGGTTCCGGGAGTGCAAAAAGGTGGGCCATTGTACCCAGCCCGGTGGTCGATGGCGCGTCGCGGTCTCCGTCCGACCGGCTTTGACGGTATAGTTGCGCCTCAAACGGGCGCGACCGGACCGGGAGCGCCGTCCGCCATGAGCCGTCATTTCGGGATGGGTATGAGACGCAAGATGAATCTGTTGATGATGATCGGGCTGGTCGGCACCCCGATCGCGGGGACTCAGTTCGGCATGGACTATGGCCGCGCCGTCTGGGGCGAGACCCAGATCTGGTGGACGCCCAAGGAGATGGCCCTGCCGCTGGATCAGACCAACGGCAACTTTCAGATCCTGCTCGACGGTGAGCCCCTGGGCAGTCATCTGGCGCGCAACTCGCTCACGGCGCTCGGGCCCGAGGGGCTGGCCTATTTCGTGACCCCCGAGATGGTTCGGGTGCGTCTCAACAACTGGCCCCAGGTGCAGGCGCAGATGCTGCACATGGCCGTCTACTCCGCGCTCGGACTCGGGGTCTCGCTGACCTGCCTGATTCTGGGATTGGTCGAATTCTTCCACCAGCCGCCCATGCCGCAGCGCCGCCCGCCCGAGGGACAGTCCACCCGCCCCACCCGTCGCCGCGAGTCAATCTAGGTTTTCGGCCTCGGCGCGCAGCGGCAGCAGGGCCGCCTGCATCGCCTGCGGGATGACCGAGACGTCGCCACGTGCCAGCTCGCGTCCCTGATCGAGCACCAGCACCTGATCGACCCAGTCCAGACCGGCCGGGCGATGGGTGATGAGCAGCACGGTGCGTCCGGTCATGAGCTCGTCGAGCGCCTGCATCAGATCGCGCTCGGTGGCGGCGTCCAGGCCTTCGGTCGGTTCGTCGAGCAGCAGGATGGGCGCATCCTTGAGCAGGGCGCGCGCCACGGCGATGCGCCGACCCTGACCGCCCGAGAGTCGCACGCCGGTCTCACCGACCCAGGTGTCATAGCCCTCGGGCAGCTCGACGATGAAGTCGTGGATCTGGGCCACGCGACAGGCGGCCTCGATCGCCTCCTGGCCGGCATCGGGTTTGGCGATCAGCAGGTTCTCGCGGATGGTGGCGTCGAACAGATGGGTATGCTGGCTGACCACGGCGATATGGCGGCGCAGATCGTCGCCGTGGAAGTCCAGGATGTCGTGACCGCCGACGCGGATGCGGCCCGAGTCCGGCGCCCAGAAGCGCAGCAGCAGATTGAACAGCGTGCTCTTGCCCGAGCCGGTCGCACCGATCACGGCCGCGCGCGTGCCCTGGGGCACCTGGAGCCGGATGCCGGAGAGTGCGGGACGCGGCGCGTCCGGGTAGGTGAAGCCGACATCGTCGAATTCGAGGTCGAAGCGTTCGGGTTGGGGTGAAGGCGTGTCCGGCTCGGCCACCGCCGGTTCGGTATCGACGATGGAGAACAGCCGATGCGCCGCGGCCAGGGTGCGCCCGAGCATCTGGAACGCCTGGGGCAGGGGGGCGACGGCCTCGAAGCCGGCGAGCGTGAACAGGGCCAGCATCGCCAGTTGCGGCGGCATGAGTCGTCCGTCGTCGATCAGCGGGATGGCGATCCACAGCAGCACCCACAGGCTCAGGCCGGCGCAGAGTCCGACGGCGGCCTGGGTCAGACCGTGATCGCTGCTCAAGCGCGTCTGATCGGCGATCAGACGCCGGCTGAGTGTGTCGATGCGTTGGGCCTGACGCTCGGCGGCGCCATAGAGCGTGAGTTCGGCCATGCCCTGGATGCCGTCGATGACGGCGGCGCGCAAGGCGGCCTCGTCCTCGGCGATGCGCCGTCCGGGCTCCAGACCGCGCGCCTGCGACCAGATCGGTAGTCCCACCCCGGCCAGCACCAGGAAGGTCAGGCCGGAGAGGGCGAGCAGGGGATGGTAGACGAACAGAAAGACGGTGAAGAGCAGGATGCTGACATTGGCCACCGCGACCGGCACCAGCACCCGGACATAGAGATTGTCGAGCGCGTCGATGTCGGCACGGATGCGGCTCAGGAGATCGCCGCTGTGATACTGCTGGAGCCGCGCCGGGGCGAGCGGTTCGAGATGTTGGTAGAACCACACCCGCAGACTGGCGATCAGCCGGAAGGTCGCCTCATGGTTGACGAGCCGTTCGCCATAGCGTCCGGCGGTACGGATCATGGCGCTGCCCCGGATCAGCGCCGCCGGGGTGAAATAGTTCATGGCCACGCCCGCGGCGCCGGCGGCGGCCATGGCGGTCAGGAACCAGCCGGCGGCGGCTATGAGCGTCACATTGGCCAGCAGGGTCAGGATCGCGGCCAGGGTGCCGACCAGCATCCAGGTTCGATACGGCCGGAAGAGTCGCCACAAGCGGCGTAGTTCGTTCATGCCTGCTCACTCCCATGTGCGCGCGGGCCGTGGGCGGCGATCATCCGCGCATAGAGTCCCCCGGCTTCGGCCAGCGCTTCGTGCGTGCCCTGTTCGACGATCCGCCCCCGGTCGAGCACCAGGATGCGATCGGCGCGTCGCACCGTATTGAGTCGGTGCGCGATCACCAGCAGGGTGCGGTCGAGTGCCAGCTCGTCGATGCCGTCCTGCACCAGACGCTCGCTCTCGGGGTCGAGGTTGGCCGTGGCCTCGTCGAGGATCACCAGGGGCGCATCGCGCAGAAAGGCACGGGCCAGGGCGATGCGCTGGATCTGCCCGCCCGAGAGTCCCGCGCCGCGCTCGCCGACCGGGCTGTCATAGCCCAGCGGCAAGGCGTCGATGAACTCAGCCGCCCGTGCGCGCCGGGCCGCCTCGCGCACCGCGTCCAGATCCGCTTCGGGACGCCCGAGCCGGATGTTGTCGGCGATCGTGCCCTGGAACAGGCGCGGCTGCTGCGGCACCCAGGCCAGATGGCGGCGCCAGTCGTCGAGATCGATCTCGGCGAGCGCCTGTTCGCCGATCAGGATGCGTCCACCGGTCGGAACCAGGAACCCGAGCAGCAGATTGACCACCGTGGTCTTGCCCGCGCCGCTGGTGCCGACCAAGGCAATGCGCTGCCCCGGAGGGATGTCGAAGCTGAGACCCTGGAGTGCCTCGCGTCCCGGCTCGTAACTGAAATGCACGTCCTCGAAGCGCACCCCGAGCGGACGGGCGGCGGCCAGCGGCTCGGTGCCCGGATCGATCCGGGTCGGTTCGGTGTCCAGCACCTGGATCAACTGTTCGGCCGCGGCCACCGCGCCCATGCGCGCATGGTACTGGGTGCCCAGATTGCGCAGCGGCGCATAGAACTCGGGCGCGAGCATCAGCACGAACAGCCCCTGCAGATAGGTGATCTCAGGGATGGGGATCCAAGCCGGCACCGGAACCGCCAGTCCATAGAGCCGAAAGCCGATGAGGACGGCGACGATGGCGATGCCCACACTGGCGAAGAACTCCAGCACCGCCGAG comes from the Allochromatium tepidum genome and includes:
- a CDS encoding adenosine kinase → MAKYHIYGIGNALVDMEYEVTPEDLGILGIDKGVMTLVDERQQLDIMQHLRDYHHRRGSGGSAANSIIAFSQFGGKGFYSCKVADDELGHFYMKDLIEGGVDTNHHTEKDQGHTGRCVVLVTPDSDRTMCTFLGVSGNLSTNELVEEALCDSDWFYTEGYLVTSDSARAASIEAKRIAEAAGVKTAISLSDPNMVKFFKPGLLEMIGSGVDLLFANEFEAMGMAGSDDLHQAVDYLKTIARHFAITRGPKGALVWDGQALIEIDPVSVEPVDTVGAGDMFAGAFLYGLSRGWSHQRAGDLASAASARLVTTLGPRLPTEETRSILKAF
- the cydC gene encoding thiol reductant ABC exporter subunit CydC, which gives rise to MNELRRLWRLFRPYRTWMLVGTLAAILTLLANVTLIAAAGWFLTAMAAAGAAGVAMNYFTPAALIRGSAMIRTAGRYGERLVNHEATFRLIASLRVWFYQHLEPLAPARLQQYHSGDLLSRIRADIDALDNLYVRVLVPVAVANVSILLFTVFLFVYHPLLALSGLTFLVLAGVGLPIWSQARGLEPGRRIAEDEAALRAAVIDGIQGMAELTLYGAAERQAQRIDTLSRRLIADQTRLSSDHGLTQAAVGLCAGLSLWVLLWIAIPLIDDGRLMPPQLAMLALFTLAGFEAVAPLPQAFQMLGRTLAAAHRLFSIVDTEPAVAEPDTPSPQPERFDLEFDDVGFTYPDAPRPALSGIRLQVPQGTRAAVIGATGSGKSTLFNLLLRFWAPDSGRIRVGGHDILDFHGDDLRRHIAVVSQHTHLFDATIRENLLIAKPDAGQEAIEAACRVAQIHDFIVELPEGYDTWVGETGVRLSGGQGRRIAVARALLKDAPILLLDEPTEGLDAATERDLMQALDELMTGRTVLLITHRPAGLDWVDQVLVLDQGRELARGDVSVIPQAMQAALLPLRAEAENLD
- the cydD gene encoding thiol reductant ABC exporter subunit CydD, whose translation is MSVNAWLKSQRPLAGKALMLTVWLNTANGLLAINQAWALAVILDAVIFKDADLSEVRHWLWGLLALFGTRALIVWLAERSAFQAAASVRATLRDQVHRHLQRLGPAYLSGQRSGALVETLTKGIDDLEGYYARFVPAMTLVMILPLAILTAVMPMDWLAGLVLLFTAPLIPLFMILIGSGAQARNQRQWKQLARMSAHFLDVIQGLTTLKLFGASRREVAIIARVSDDYRHSTMQVLRVAFLSSAVLEFFASVGIAIVAVLIGFRLYGLAVPVPAWIPIPEITYLQGLFVLMLAPEFYAPLRNLGTQYHARMGAVAAAEQLIQVLDTEPTRIDPGTEPLAAARPLGVRFEDVHFSYEPGREALQGLSFDIPPGQRIALVGTSGAGKTTVVNLLLGFLVPTGGRILIGEQALAEIDLDDWRRHLAWVPQQPRLFQGTIADNIRLGRPEADLDAVREAARRARAAEFIDALPLGYDSPVGERGAGLSGGQIQRIALARAFLRDAPLVILDEATANLDPESERLVQDGIDELALDRTLLVIAHRLNTVRRADRILVLDRGRIVEQGTHEALAEAGGLYARMIAAHGPRAHGSEQA